A genomic window from Acidobacteriota bacterium includes:
- a CDS encoding response regulator transcription factor, which produces MHRILVIEDEKEMVRGLKDILEFEGYEVVWAETGEGGLEAIARKEPDCVILDLMLPGIGGLEVCERIRARGLGTPILMLTAKAQEYDKIRGFKSGADDYLTKPFAVGELLARVMALLRRRGRYAREEEVVQVGPSRVDVKHFLVRRGRKEHSLSHYEVELFKLLYSRANQPVSRDEILDRVWGTDNFPTNRTVDNFIVKLRKKIEEDYRNPRHILTIYGVGYKLSP; this is translated from the coding sequence ATGCACAGAATCCTCGTAATCGAAGACGAAAAGGAGATGGTCCGCGGGCTCAAGGACATCCTCGAGTTCGAAGGGTACGAAGTCGTCTGGGCGGAAACGGGAGAGGGGGGGCTCGAGGCGATCGCCCGGAAGGAGCCGGACTGCGTCATTCTCGACCTGATGCTGCCCGGTATCGGGGGGCTCGAGGTCTGCGAACGGATACGGGCCCGGGGCCTCGGCACCCCCATCCTGATGCTGACGGCCAAGGCGCAGGAGTACGACAAGATCCGCGGTTTCAAGTCGGGGGCCGACGACTACCTGACCAAGCCGTTCGCCGTCGGGGAACTCCTGGCCCGGGTCATGGCCCTGCTGCGGCGCCGGGGGCGGTACGCCCGGGAGGAGGAGGTCGTGCAGGTCGGCCCGAGCAGGGTGGACGTGAAGCACTTTCTCGTGCGGCGCGGAAGGAAGGAGCATTCTCTCTCCCACTACGAGGTGGAGCTGTTCAAGCTGCTCTATTCCCGGGCGAACCAGCCCGTGTCGCGGGACGAGATCCTGGACCGGGTGTGGGGGACCGACAATTTCCCGACCAACCGCACCGTGGACAATTTCATCGTGAAGCTGCGGAAGAAGATCGAGGAGGATTACCGGAACCCGCGGCACATCCTGACCATCTACGGCGTCGGATACAAGCTGAGCCCATGA
- a CDS encoding tetratricopeptide repeat protein: protein MTFLPDILGSLAFGGRALRALGERGAVGAGGAFFCAGLAAYGLVRRAVYADLPELIGRPSGGIGLLLDLNLVQAPAFLLAVYLPAVIALGNALSLDGTGLSFSRREWRAHASALLPLWGALCLVTAPVQWLVPHFLIAGYVEISFGILVRSLLLLAYTFWAILNLGRLSTGAAAGALLLSALTLPAYVLISSYPPALILALLAPWADRALGALRTRLAARGGRGRFRRNLESLTADPENADACLELGLAHLRRRDPVRARGYFGRAVALAPEDARPHYLLGRVLEGERDWEGALGRYEEVLRLDPGYGQGAAWREAGKARLHLGRVDGAIECLEARLLGSNDDLEAHYWLARAAREAGDAGRMTFHLDFIADQACSGPRGVRKRNREWIRRARDLRG from the coding sequence ATGACCTTCCTGCCGGATATCCTGGGCTCCCTCGCGTTCGGCGGACGGGCCCTCCGCGCCCTGGGGGAGCGGGGGGCGGTCGGGGCGGGGGGGGCCTTTTTCTGCGCCGGGCTTGCGGCGTACGGACTCGTGCGCCGCGCGGTCTACGCCGACCTGCCGGAGCTGATCGGGCGCCCCTCCGGGGGAATCGGCCTGCTGCTCGACCTCAACCTGGTCCAGGCCCCGGCCTTCCTCCTCGCGGTCTACCTTCCCGCCGTCATCGCCCTCGGGAACGCGCTTTCGCTGGACGGGACCGGCCTCTCCTTCTCCCGGCGGGAATGGCGCGCGCACGCCTCCGCGCTCCTTCCGCTCTGGGGCGCCCTCTGCCTCGTCACCGCCCCCGTCCAGTGGCTGGTCCCCCATTTTCTGATCGCCGGGTACGTGGAAATCTCCTTCGGCATCCTGGTCCGTTCGCTCCTCCTCCTCGCCTACACCTTCTGGGCGATCCTGAACCTCGGACGCCTGTCGACCGGCGCGGCGGCCGGGGCCCTCCTCCTTTCGGCCCTGACCCTGCCCGCGTATGTCCTGATCTCATCCTACCCCCCGGCCCTCATCCTCGCCCTGCTCGCGCCGTGGGCCGACAGGGCGCTCGGGGCACTCCGCACCCGCCTGGCCGCCCGGGGAGGCCGAGGGCGCTTCAGGCGGAACCTCGAGTCCCTGACGGCCGATCCCGAAAACGCGGACGCCTGCCTCGAGCTGGGGCTCGCCCACCTCCGGCGGCGTGACCCCGTCCGGGCCCGCGGTTATTTCGGCCGGGCCGTCGCGCTGGCCCCGGAGGACGCACGCCCCCACTACCTGCTCGGCCGGGTCCTGGAGGGAGAGCGGGACTGGGAAGGGGCCCTCGGCCGGTACGAAGAGGTCCTGAGGCTCGACCCGGGCTACGGGCAGGGCGCCGCGTGGCGGGAAGCGGGCAAGGCGCGCCTCCACCTGGGGAGGGTGGACGGGGCGATCGAGTGCCTCGAGGCCCGTCTTCTCGGGAGCAACGACGATCTCGAGGCGCATTACTGGCTGGCGCGGGCGGCGCGGGAGGCGGGGGACGCGGGGCGGATGACGTTCCACCTGGACTTTATCGCCGACCAGGCGTGCTCGGGCCCGCGCGGCGTCCGGAAACGGAACCGGGAATGGATCCGCCGGGCCCGGGACCTGCGGGGCTGA
- the queF gene encoding NADPH-dependent 7-cyano-7-deazaguanine reductase QueF yields MRLYTEDHAKSGIDAPLPGIECWENQYPDYEIEIVLPEYTAICPKTGLPDFGTVTVHYVPDEWCLELKSLKEYVTAYRNLGIFYENAINRMLRDLVGACRPVSMRIRGEFTPRGGIQSRIEARYTRPEA; encoded by the coding sequence ATGAGACTCTATACGGAAGACCACGCCAAATCGGGGATCGACGCGCCCCTGCCGGGGATCGAGTGCTGGGAGAACCAGTACCCGGACTACGAGATAGAAATCGTCCTCCCCGAGTACACGGCGATCTGTCCCAAGACCGGGCTCCCCGACTTCGGGACCGTGACCGTACATTATGTTCCCGACGAGTGGTGCCTGGAGCTGAAATCGCTCAAGGAATACGTCACGGCCTACCGGAACCTCGGCATCTTCTACGAAAACGCCATCAACCGCATGCTCCGGGACCTGGTCGGGGCGTGCCGCCCCGTTTCCATGAGAATCCGTGGGGAGTTCACCCCCCGGGGCGGGATCCAGAGCCGCATCGAGGCCCGCTACACCCGCCCGGAGGCTTGA
- a CDS encoding sodium:alanine symporter family protein, translating into MVYSCRHRRRRAFFPCEGPVNALESWIEAASGMIWGWPLLLLLVGTGAWLTILLRGLQFRRLGRSLHLALIQRREEGARGDISHFQALMTALAATVGTGNIAGVATAIAVGGPGALFWMWITGLAGMATKYAEALLGVRYRFADRRGEMNGGPQCYLSRGIGGRRGRFLGGAFAFCAAGAAFGIGNMVQSNSVADALRSSFRVDPFWTGVVIAALAGAVILGGIRSIGRFTGFFVPLMILFYMAGALVVLAVNWRGIPEIFLYVVGDAFRPAAPVGGFAGATLAAAIRMGVARGVFSNESGLGTGGIAAAAARTREPVTQALVSMTQTFIDTIVVCSLTGFVIIATGAWTRSDPATGQGWTGAPLTIEAFSTGLPGAWGGMIVAAGLALFAFSTILGWAYYGERNIEYLLGPKAVFPYRVAFIAASFVGAWVLTLPDIRGFQLVWNFADLMNGLMALPNLLGLLLLSGVVAAETRRYFGGEDPRR; encoded by the coding sequence ATGGTATACTCCTGCCGCCATCGGCGTCGTCGTGCATTCTTTCCCTGCGAGGGCCCTGTGAACGCGTTGGAATCATGGATCGAGGCGGCCAGCGGCATGATCTGGGGCTGGCCCCTGCTCCTGCTGCTGGTCGGGACCGGCGCCTGGCTCACGATCCTGCTCCGGGGACTCCAGTTCCGCCGGCTCGGCCGCTCCCTTCACCTGGCCCTGATCCAGCGGCGGGAAGAGGGCGCCCGGGGGGATATCTCCCACTTCCAGGCACTGATGACGGCCCTGGCGGCCACGGTCGGGACCGGCAACATCGCGGGGGTGGCGACCGCGATCGCGGTGGGGGGGCCGGGGGCCCTCTTCTGGATGTGGATCACGGGGCTCGCGGGAATGGCGACCAAATACGCCGAGGCGCTCCTCGGCGTGCGCTACCGCTTCGCAGACCGGCGCGGCGAGATGAACGGCGGGCCGCAGTGCTACCTGTCCCGGGGGATCGGCGGCCGCCGCGGCCGGTTTCTGGGGGGCGCCTTCGCCTTCTGCGCGGCGGGGGCCGCCTTCGGCATCGGCAACATGGTGCAGTCCAACTCCGTCGCGGACGCCCTGCGCAGCTCCTTCCGCGTCGACCCCTTCTGGACCGGCGTCGTCATCGCGGCGCTGGCGGGGGCCGTGATCCTGGGCGGCATCCGCTCCATCGGGCGGTTCACCGGGTTTTTCGTGCCGCTGATGATCCTGTTCTACATGGCGGGGGCGCTGGTCGTGCTGGCCGTCAACTGGCGCGGGATCCCGGAAATATTCCTGTATGTCGTCGGCGACGCCTTCCGCCCGGCCGCGCCGGTCGGGGGGTTCGCGGGGGCTACGCTGGCGGCCGCGATCCGGATGGGGGTGGCCCGGGGGGTGTTTTCCAACGAATCGGGACTGGGCACGGGCGGCATCGCGGCCGCGGCGGCCCGGACCCGCGAGCCGGTGACCCAGGCCCTGGTGTCGATGACCCAGACCTTCATCGACACCATCGTCGTCTGCTCCCTGACGGGATTCGTCATCATCGCCACGGGAGCCTGGACACGCTCCGATCCCGCCACCGGGCAGGGGTGGACCGGGGCCCCCCTCACCATCGAGGCGTTCAGCACCGGGCTCCCGGGCGCGTGGGGGGGGATGATCGTGGCGGCCGGGCTGGCGCTCTTCGCCTTCTCGACCATCCTGGGATGGGCCTACTACGGGGAGCGCAACATCGAATACCTCCTCGGTCCGAAGGCCGTCTTCCCCTACCGGGTGGCCTTCATCGCGGCCTCTTTCGTGGGCGCATGGGTATTGACGCTCCCGGACATCCGGGGGTTCCAGCTGGTCTGGAATTTCGCCGACCTGATGAACGGGCTGATGGCGCTCCCGAACCTCCTCGGCCTCCTGCTCCTTTCGGGCGTGGTGGCCGCGGAGACGCGCCGGTATTTCGGCGGGGAAGATCCACGAAGGTAA
- a CDS encoding molybdopterin-dependent oxidoreductase: protein MKTQIPQSTGPVVAFSRNFGRRLALKALGVAALLASLPSALRAYFVRSLPVRTVEKETFLFDPASGSLFWKEEKRSEPFRLSIGGMVGNSRDLAYGELLALPRISQTSDFHCVEGWSVKDIVWEGFRFAEIVRIARPLPGARYAVFHSLGETSSAPRGQRHYIECLPVAALVDPARECLLALAISGKPLPHDHGAPLRLVAPPDLGYKSIKYVRRIEFVADPVPGWWTLANPVYPADAPVPASRLRRK, encoded by the coding sequence ATGAAAACGCAAATCCCGCAATCGACCGGTCCGGTTGTTGCCTTCTCCCGGAATTTCGGGCGCCGGCTCGCGCTCAAGGCCCTGGGCGTCGCCGCTCTGCTGGCCTCCCTCCCGTCCGCCCTGCGGGCCTATTTCGTCCGGAGCCTCCCCGTCCGGACGGTCGAGAAGGAGACGTTCCTCTTCGATCCCGCCTCCGGTTCCCTGTTCTGGAAAGAGGAAAAACGGAGCGAGCCCTTCCGCCTGTCCATCGGGGGGATGGTGGGGAACTCCAGGGACCTGGCCTACGGGGAACTGCTCGCCCTCCCCCGGATTTCCCAGACCTCCGATTTCCACTGCGTCGAAGGGTGGTCGGTGAAGGACATCGTCTGGGAGGGGTTCCGCTTCGCCGAAATCGTCCGGATCGCGCGCCCGCTCCCCGGGGCCCGGTACGCCGTGTTTCACTCCCTCGGCGAGACCTCGAGCGCCCCCCGGGGGCAGCGCCACTACATCGAATGCCTCCCGGTAGCGGCCCTCGTCGACCCGGCGCGGGAATGCCTGCTCGCCCTGGCCATCAGCGGCAAACCGCTGCCGCACGATCACGGCGCCCCGCTGCGCCTGGTTGCCCCCCCCGATCTAGGCTACAAGAGCATCAAGTATGTCCGCCGGATCGAGTTCGTCGCCGACCCCGTTCCCGGCTGGTGGACCCTGGCCAACCCCGTCTACCCCGCCGACGCCCCCGTCCCGGCCTCGAGGCTGAGAAGGAAGTAG
- a CDS encoding solute-binding protein, translating into MKGQMPAGMVLALLLAFLPVRGGWGAECVSCHQARGVQERVADLDPIRIRTDEGVRSITLGEAYRFHGHSCPGLTLTFRAAQYGIRLLFGEEVPDRRDLQVLTRAPLAGGFDLLDLLMTGEGRKTPTRPPEGMARDRDLIAFTFIRKSTRTAVDVRMKPEHYPEDFFAYKKKQSDGTLTPAEWEVLHGYIKGMILRFPALSLERLFGEPRPYPLLAWGEALPAHERAAAPAPEYGQIVVATGSPYELGLVDELARAFTAGHGGAVRCIKTPTGPGLDLGRNGLAHITIGHEREATARFAAEGHAARRTDLMHNYTVIVGPRGDPAGIDGVRDLGEAHRRIFRAGAPYLSRGDGGGMHLLERKTWESLGLDPAGTGWYATSRRFMLDSLHDADARGQYHMLDSSTWATHKAETKNLRLFVLGPPNRYEICLVSAEKHPHLSYNRGLAEAFYEFLTGDEGQRVIARFGVGQYGEPLYHPSRNGAGGEAGDRSGQKR; encoded by the coding sequence ATGAAGGGACAGATGCCTGCCGGGATGGTTCTGGCGCTGCTGCTCGCGTTTTTGCCGGTCCGGGGAGGGTGGGGGGCTGAATGCGTCTCCTGCCACCAGGCCCGCGGCGTACAGGAGCGGGTGGCCGATCTCGATCCGATCCGGATCCGGACGGACGAGGGGGTCCGGAGCATCACCCTCGGGGAGGCCTACAGGTTCCACGGCCACTCCTGCCCCGGGCTGACCCTCACCTTCCGGGCGGCGCAGTACGGCATCCGGCTGCTGTTCGGGGAAGAGGTCCCGGACCGGAGGGACCTCCAGGTCCTGACCCGGGCCCCGCTGGCCGGAGGGTTCGATCTCCTCGACCTTCTCATGACGGGCGAGGGGCGGAAAACCCCGACGCGCCCCCCGGAGGGGATGGCGCGGGACCGGGACCTGATCGCCTTCACCTTCATCCGGAAATCGACCCGGACGGCGGTGGACGTCCGGATGAAGCCGGAGCATTACCCGGAGGATTTCTTCGCCTACAAGAAGAAGCAGTCCGACGGCACGCTCACCCCCGCCGAATGGGAGGTGCTCCATGGTTATATCAAGGGGATGATCCTCCGTTTCCCCGCCCTCTCCCTCGAACGCCTCTTCGGCGAGCCCCGGCCCTACCCGCTCCTCGCCTGGGGGGAGGCGCTCCCGGCCCACGAGCGAGCGGCAGCGCCGGCGCCGGAGTACGGGCAGATCGTGGTGGCCACGGGAAGCCCCTACGAACTGGGGCTGGTCGACGAACTCGCCCGGGCTTTTACGGCCGGGCACGGGGGGGCGGTCCGCTGCATCAAGACCCCGACCGGACCGGGTCTCGACCTGGGCCGGAACGGGCTGGCCCATATCACGATCGGCCACGAGAGGGAGGCCACGGCCCGCTTCGCCGCCGAGGGACACGCGGCCCGCAGGACCGACCTGATGCACAACTACACCGTCATCGTCGGGCCGCGCGGCGACCCGGCTGGGATCGACGGAGTCCGGGATCTCGGGGAGGCGCACCGGAGGATCTTCCGCGCCGGGGCCCCCTACCTGTCCCGGGGGGACGGCGGCGGCATGCACCTCCTGGAACGGAAGACCTGGGAATCGCTGGGCCTGGACCCCGCCGGAACCGGCTGGTACGCGACCAGCCGCCGGTTCATGCTCGATTCGCTCCACGATGCCGACGCGCGCGGGCAATACCACATGCTCGATTCCTCGACCTGGGCCACGCACAAGGCGGAGACGAAAAACCTCAGGCTCTTCGTCCTGGGCCCGCCCAACCGCTACGAGATCTGCCTGGTGAGCGCGGAGAAACACCCCCACCTCTCCTACAACCGGGGGCTGGCCGAAGCCTTCTACGAGTTTCTCACCGGGGATGAGGGGCAGCGCGTGATCGCCCGCTTCGGCGTCGGGCAATACGGCGAACCGCTCTACCACCCCTCGCGAAACGGGGCAGGGGGGGAGGCCGGGGACCGCTCCGGGCAAAAGCGTTGA
- a CDS encoding thioredoxin domain-containing protein — MSEPRHANALIHETSPYLLQHAHNPVDWYPWGPEALRRAREEDKPILLSIGYSACHWCHVMERESFEDEETARVMNACFVNIKVDREERPDLDAIYMTAVQLMTGRGGWPMTVFLTPAQKPFFCGTYFPKEDRHGLPGFRRVLAGVASAYEEKRHKILRDADAVTEALAASLQGAGGEGGGAPALDAALLGRAAGAIAAGHDPVDGGFGGAPKFPPSMSLRFLMRAAVRERDRRYMDIVAHTLRRMASGGIYDQLGGGFHRYSVDARWLVPHFEKMLYDNALLGRAYLEAHLLTGDPFFREICEETLDYVVREMTAPEGGFCSSQDADSEGEEGAFFTWTEEEIRSLLGAEDARLLGLYYGVTPGGNFEGKNILHVPRPAAEAARAAGVPEARLEEAVGAGRRLLAAAREERVKPGRDEKVLTAWNGLMLGTFAEASSALGREDYGRVAVQNARFLLSALCGPGGVRRSYKDGRARFDGCLEDYACLVDGLVSLYEADFDPSWIREAERLAGEMADRFWDADGGGFFFTAKDHEALIHRPKEFWDNATPSGNSVAALALLRLGALTGEERWRGYAEAILELNAGAIARHPAAFGHLLGAFDFHLGPVREIAVAGDPGTGAAREMLREIFGRYLPNKAVACGTGGGPALLELRPAGAGEATAWVCEGSTCLEPAASVGELRERLGPPSRF; from the coding sequence ATGAGCGAGCCCCGACACGCCAACGCCCTGATTCACGAGACCAGCCCATACCTTCTCCAGCACGCCCACAACCCCGTGGACTGGTATCCGTGGGGGCCGGAGGCCCTCCGGAGGGCCAGGGAAGAGGACAAGCCCATTCTCCTGAGCATCGGCTACTCCGCCTGCCACTGGTGCCACGTGATGGAGCGGGAGTCCTTCGAGGACGAGGAGACCGCCAGGGTGATGAACGCCTGCTTCGTCAACATCAAGGTCGACCGGGAGGAGCGGCCGGACCTGGACGCCATCTACATGACGGCGGTTCAGCTGATGACGGGGCGTGGCGGCTGGCCCATGACGGTATTCCTGACGCCGGCCCAGAAGCCCTTTTTCTGCGGCACCTATTTCCCGAAGGAGGACCGGCACGGCCTCCCCGGTTTCCGCCGGGTGCTGGCCGGCGTCGCCAGCGCCTACGAGGAGAAGCGGCACAAGATCCTGAGGGACGCGGACGCCGTCACCGAGGCGCTGGCCGCCTCGCTCCAGGGGGCCGGCGGGGAGGGGGGGGGCGCTCCCGCTCTCGACGCCGCGCTCCTCGGGCGGGCGGCCGGGGCGATCGCCGCCGGCCATGATCCGGTCGACGGGGGATTCGGCGGGGCCCCCAAGTTCCCCCCATCCATGAGCCTCCGCTTCCTCATGCGCGCGGCGGTCAGGGAGCGCGACCGCCGGTACATGGACATCGTCGCGCACACCCTCCGGCGCATGGCCTCGGGCGGCATCTACGACCAGCTGGGGGGCGGGTTCCACCGCTACTCGGTGGACGCCCGCTGGCTGGTCCCCCACTTCGAGAAGATGCTGTACGACAACGCCCTGCTCGGCCGGGCCTATCTCGAGGCGCACCTCCTCACGGGCGATCCCTTCTTCCGCGAAATCTGCGAGGAGACCCTCGACTACGTCGTCCGGGAAATGACGGCGCCGGAGGGGGGGTTCTGCTCCTCCCAGGACGCCGACAGCGAAGGGGAGGAGGGGGCCTTCTTCACCTGGACGGAGGAGGAGATCCGGTCGCTGCTCGGGGCGGAGGACGCCCGGCTTTTGGGCCTCTATTACGGGGTCACGCCGGGGGGCAATTTCGAAGGGAAGAACATCCTCCATGTCCCCCGGCCCGCGGCGGAGGCGGCCCGGGCCGCCGGGGTCCCGGAGGCGCGGCTGGAGGAGGCGGTCGGCGCCGGACGGCGGCTGCTCGCGGCCGCGCGGGAGGAGCGGGTGAAGCCGGGGCGGGACGAGAAGGTCCTCACCGCCTGGAACGGGCTGATGCTCGGGACCTTCGCGGAGGCTTCGAGCGCCCTCGGCCGAGAGGATTACGGGCGGGTCGCGGTGCAGAACGCGCGCTTCCTCCTCTCCGCCCTGTGCGGGCCCGGAGGGGTGCGGCGCAGCTACAAGGACGGCCGCGCGCGCTTCGACGGCTGCCTGGAGGACTACGCCTGCCTGGTGGACGGGCTCGTCTCGCTCTACGAGGCCGACTTCGACCCCTCCTGGATCCGGGAGGCGGAGCGGCTGGCCGGGGAGATGGCCGACCGGTTCTGGGACGCCGACGGCGGGGGGTTTTTCTTTACGGCGAAGGACCACGAGGCGCTGATCCACCGGCCGAAGGAGTTCTGGGACAACGCGACCCCCTCGGGGAATTCGGTCGCCGCCCTTGCGCTGCTGCGCCTCGGGGCGCTGACGGGGGAAGAGCGCTGGAGAGGGTACGCGGAGGCGATCCTGGAGCTCAACGCGGGGGCGATAGCGCGTCATCCGGCCGCTTTCGGCCACCTCCTCGGCGCCTTCGATTTCCACCTCGGTCCCGTCCGGGAGATCGCGGTCGCGGGGGACCCGGGGACGGGGGCCGCGCGGGAGATGCTGCGCGAGATCTTCGGGCGCTATCTACCCAACAAGGCGGTGGCCTGCGGGACAGGCGGCGGGCCGGCCCTGCTCGAACTGAGGCCCGCCGGGGCGGGGGAGGCGACGGCATGGGTGTGCGAGGGCTCGACCTGTCTCGAGCCGGCCGCCTCCGTCGGGGAGTTGAGGGAGCGGCTCGGCCCTCCCTCCCGATTTTGA
- the bfr gene encoding bacterioferritin, with protein sequence MKGNAAVLKGLNEALSDELTAINQYFVHAEMYENWGYEKLSALSKKQSIDEMKHAEALIERILFLEGTPEMKTSSLNVGGNVPEMLANDLKLELGAVETYNRLVKMACSNNDHGSEQLFKKLLQDEEAHLDKLEEQEDGIRDMGLQVYLSVQM encoded by the coding sequence ATGAAAGGCAATGCGGCAGTACTCAAAGGCTTGAACGAGGCGCTCAGCGACGAGTTGACCGCCATCAACCAGTATTTCGTTCACGCGGAGATGTATGAAAATTGGGGCTACGAGAAGCTTTCGGCGCTCAGCAAGAAGCAGTCGATCGACGAGATGAAGCACGCGGAGGCGCTGATCGAGCGGATCCTGTTCCTCGAGGGGACGCCGGAGATGAAGACCTCGAGCCTCAACGTGGGCGGGAATGTTCCCGAGATGCTGGCCAACGACCTGAAGCTGGAACTCGGCGCCGTGGAGACCTACAACCGTCTGGTGAAAATGGCCTGCTCGAACAACGACCACGGGTCGGAACAGCTGTTCAAGAAGCTGCTCCAGGACGAGGAGGCGCACCTGGACAAGCTGGAAGAGCAGGAAGACGGGATCAGGGACATGGGACTGCAGGTGTACCTGAGCGTACAGATGTAG
- a CDS encoding DUF1844 domain-containing protein has translation MTKEQEEQGFRVTDRRGFREDGEPAAPAGGESRQPEQPAGPAGAGTSPKPEAGAGTPPKAEADAGQVIDFPSYILSYYAQGMVLMGEVPNPYTNKKEEDMDAARHMIDILTMLEEKTRGNLSAEERKLLENVLYELRMKFMAKTNRIQL, from the coding sequence ATGACGAAGGAACAGGAAGAACAGGGTTTCAGGGTGACGGACAGGAGGGGGTTCAGGGAGGACGGCGAGCCGGCGGCACCGGCGGGCGGGGAGAGCAGGCAGCCGGAACAGCCGGCGGGTCCGGCCGGTGCGGGCACCTCTCCGAAACCGGAGGCCGGCGCGGGCACCCCCCCGAAAGCGGAGGCCGATGCGGGCCAGGTGATCGATTTCCCGTCCTATATCCTTTCCTACTACGCCCAGGGAATGGTGCTCATGGGGGAGGTGCCGAACCCCTACACCAACAAGAAGGAAGAGGATATGGATGCCGCGCGGCACATGATCGACATCCTGACGATGCTCGAGGAGAAGACCCGGGGGAATCTCAGCGCGGAGGAACGGAAACTGCTTGAAAACGTGCTGTACGAGCTCCGGATGAAGTTCATGGCCAAGACCAACCGGATCCAGCTCTAG
- a CDS encoding bifunctional riboflavin kinase/FAD synthetase codes for MKVITRLEDLAPEYASPVATVGNFDGVHLGHQSLIRDLASRAAELGGTPVVLTFYPHPLQVLAPNNAPLQIQTLRQKLAVIESLGIPLTVVIPFSLELAQREARDFAQELWDRLAFREIYVGPNFAFGHRRQGSFNLLKEMGEEKGFLTGKIHQVQFRGSRVSSTAIRQALTSGQVGLARRLLARPYALEGRIVHGRGLGSRLRLPTANLETPNELIPRRGVYVSLVELGGRRYRGVTNIGFRPTVDPGAGAALSIETHLLDFDRDIYGEPVTLEFLMRLRDERRFAGLPELLAQIGKDIRDARRYFRCLDLGASARGGGS; via the coding sequence ATGAAAGTCATCACGCGGCTGGAGGACCTCGCCCCGGAATACGCCTCCCCGGTGGCCACCGTGGGGAATTTCGACGGCGTCCACCTGGGGCATCAGAGCCTGATCCGGGACCTGGCTTCCCGCGCGGCAGAGCTCGGCGGCACCCCGGTGGTCCTTACCTTTTACCCCCACCCGCTCCAGGTCCTGGCCCCCAACAACGCGCCGCTGCAGATCCAGACCCTTCGGCAAAAGCTCGCGGTCATCGAATCGCTCGGGATCCCCCTGACGGTGGTCATTCCCTTCAGCCTCGAACTCGCCCAGCGGGAGGCGCGCGATTTCGCCCAGGAACTGTGGGATCGGCTCGCCTTCCGGGAAATCTACGTGGGGCCGAACTTCGCGTTCGGACACCGGAGGCAGGGGAGCTTCAACCTGCTGAAGGAAATGGGGGAGGAGAAGGGGTTCCTCACCGGCAAGATCCACCAGGTGCAGTTCCGCGGGAGCCGGGTGTCCAGCACGGCCATCCGCCAGGCGCTCACGAGCGGCCAGGTGGGCCTGGCGCGGCGCCTCCTGGCGCGCCCCTACGCCCTGGAGGGACGGATCGTCCATGGCAGGGGCCTGGGATCGAGGCTCCGGCTCCCCACGGCCAACCTGGAGACCCCCAACGAACTGATCCCCCGCCGGGGGGTTTACGTATCGCTCGTCGAACTGGGGGGGCGCCGCTACCGGGGGGTGACCAATATCGGTTTCCGTCCCACCGTCGATCCCGGGGCGGGGGCGGCCTTGAGCATCGAGACCCACCTGCTCGATTTCGATCGGGACATCTACGGGGAGCCCGTGACGCTCGAGTTCCTCATGCGGTTGCGCGACGAGCGCCGTTTCGCCGGGCTCCCGGAACTGCTGGCCCAGATCGGGAAGGATATCCGGGATGCCCGCCGCTATTTCCGCTGCCTGGACCTCGGCGCTTCGGCCCGGGGCGGGGGCTCCTAG
- the gatC gene encoding Asp-tRNA(Asn)/Glu-tRNA(Gln) amidotransferase subunit GatC → MSITREEVLKMAQLARLEFSEEELDGFTAQFQGILDYIEQLRQVDVEGVEPTSHVSLPADFDPRMYREDEPRESLSVEEALGGAPDPASGHFRVPKVL, encoded by the coding sequence GTGTCCATTACGCGTGAAGAGGTGCTGAAGATGGCCCAGTTGGCGCGGCTCGAGTTCAGCGAAGAGGAGCTGGACGGGTTTACCGCCCAGTTCCAGGGCATTCTCGATTACATCGAGCAGCTCCGCCAGGTGGACGTCGAGGGGGTCGAACCGACGAGCCACGTGTCGCTGCCGGCCGATTTCGATCCACGGATGTACCGGGAGGACGAGCCGCGCGAGTCCCTTTCGGTCGAAGAGGCTCTGGGGGGAGCCCCCGACCCCGCTTCCGGACATTTCCGGGTTCCCAAGGTTCTATAG